A window of Natator depressus isolate rNatDep1 chromosome 3, rNatDep2.hap1, whole genome shotgun sequence genomic DNA:
CAGAGAAGCTCAGCACCAGATCCTGCCCACCCGAGACTGGCTGGGGACAAAGAGCCACCTCCATCAGGAGCTGTTTTAGGCGAAAGTTCCACACCTTTTTCGTCCTGGGATAAAACCCCTTGCAGATATTGCAGCAGTCCATTTGGTGCACCTCCCCTACACACTTGAGACAAGAGTCATGCGGGGTCACCCGTTGCCATGGGTTTATGGCAGGATCTGCAGGATTTGAATCCTTGGGACTGAGGCATGCCCCAAACCCCCAGGGGAAACAGGAAAGGAGCACCCCCACTCCTATTAACAAACTATAAACTATTACAACTCTGAAACTATGCTAGAACTGCAAGAGCAAGCCCCCACAGTTCCAATGATTGTCACTGGCGGTAATAAGGAACTGAGGAAGTGCCAGGTCAGCAAGGTCATATATTCACCGCTATGGTGGCAACACTGCTGGGGGCGCTACAGCTGACCCgatgggtgctgctaggggaaaaactttccaacgaCTGGGCACGtggcgtgcgcacacacacctaattggaatggatataagcaatcactcgaagaagaacagaTGATCCTTCCTTCTCCTGAGGAGATTACCATTGCAACCCTTTAATACATTAGTAGCACTCACACTTACTGAAGTGGAGACTATATGTAAAGATTTTATATTTCCCACTCTGATTTTATTGGTGTTTGGTCAGAAGTAATTTCCTCTCCTGGACATAACTTTAAATATAAGCCTTCAACATCTGCCTTGTGCTTTGGTTATAAGGCAAAAActcaagtatacagccaatatatatttgtatttagtGCATCCTGCACTAGCTTTCCCCTGGATTCCGAAAGAAAACTAGGAAGAAAAATGGCTTCCACAACAATGAATTACTTCATGGCAAAAAGGGACTCACCACAAGATTCAGTTATATTGCTTGAAATGTATTAgaataagttttaaaatattaaaagtctGTGTCCATCTCTGATAGAACAATCAAATCAATGTTATTTCAGTCTAATGCATCTCACAGCTGGAGTTGACATGGCTCTAACTTCAATGCATGGTCACAACAACTGTGTACTTCTTAAAACGTAAACCTGTCCTAAGCTTTCCATTGCCCCACATGAGAGAATCCTACTTTTTAGCAAGGGCCAGCTGTGCAGGGACCACATCCCAAGAAGAATTATTGGTCCCCAGTATCTGTATGCATCAAGCCACCTATTTTAGGTGTCCTAAAAATGGATTTTGGTGACTAAGCAcccacattttaaacatttagaCCCAACTGCCTTGCAGCTTTATCTGCCTCAGCATCTTCTGGGAAGAGACCAACTGTTTCATGTTCAGGGTGTGGCTGGCTGGACCCTTCTTCCAAACCACCCAGTCCCAGAAGATATTACAGGCCTGCCTGCCCTCCCATTCCCACAGCAATGGGACCAGAAACACTATGCTTTATTTCTCTCCAGAGCAGAgatatcccagagtgctccatgcTAACAGAGCACTCTCAACATGCACAGTAGTACTTCTAGTTCTGCAGATGTGGAAGGTGAACACAGAAGATAATTTCTGGAAGAAGAGTTAACAGCAGATTTGAGGAAGCTATCTTACTGGCCTATCTTCCAACCCCTAACACTCCTCTTCAAGAGAGAAGGTAGGTGGTTGTTTAAGTGATTCAGGAGTAAAAGGTAGTTGGCTTCCTACTATAGAACAGCtaagggggaaggaaaaggattGTTCGGCCTTTCCTGGCTCGAGTTTTACTTCCACCATAAAATCTGAAGCCATTAAAAGGTCTATGTACTTTCATTAGGACTTTTTTGCACAGTAGTGTTTGTATGTTTTATCACTCCTTGAGAACAAGCAGCTGATCTGCACTTAAGATTCCTAAATGTGCTGACTGACCATTTATACTGAACTTGTGGGAGGACATAACAGGCAATGCAAACCTCCAAGTGCAATATGCAAAGAAGGAACTTGTAAAACAGCAGGGCCCGGTGattcattgctgctgctgctgaattgaATTTGAGAAAAAGTCAGGTGGCTACTTCTCATTTTCATGCCAAGGTCAAATGCACTGGTCTAACACTGCACTCaggattttaagagcaggttagcaGCTGCCTCTCAGCAGTGTTTTAGCTTGTCCACACCAGATTTCTGGGTTTTCAGTACTATCAGATAATAGAATATTTTTATTAGCTTgataagcaatttaaaaaaatcttacctAATACAGCAAAGCATTCCACTGCTGTTTGCCAGTCTTTGCTATTTTTATCAAAATTGTGGAACAGTCTCCTCATACAGTCTTTCAGCGCTGCATCTCTCCGTTCTTCAGCATTGACCATCTCCGCCAGCATCTTCTCTATCTCCTTGGTCCAGTAACGTTTATAACCCTTTCTGGTGGACTTCAATTCATATTCCTCAGGCAAATTGTGAGATATTGCATTTTCTGGAATTTCCATTTGGTAGCGGTTTTTGCCTGCTCCCCAATACAGCATGGCTTTGAATCCAAGCCGTTTGCGTTGTTTATCCAAATACTCCCGAAGATTCTCTTCAATGTCTGTAATATCCTTTAGTGCATTATCATAATCAGGGTCAAAACCAGCCTTCGGAGTAATCACTCCAGTCTTTCGAGCCTCATTATGGTCAAAAGCAGTATCCCATCTTTTAAGTTCTGTACTCAGGTCTGGAAAACAGCCCTCTGGATTTTTCGACTTCAGAGTGACTAACTGCTTAAGTATTTTAGATTTGAAATCAGCAGCAATTTCTTCCATGATCCCTATGGTCTCAAGCATTACTTTAAATCCTTCCAACGTAGACAAGAagtcagtaattttttttttactgtatctGGTTTCTTCATAAAAGATAGCCCTGTTGTCTGGATGAGTCTCACTTTTAAGTGGTGATCCAATACTGTGAATTTTGCTCAGGAGCCTTTCAAGatctggaagtttcttcagaaGTTCACTAACTTCAAACATTTTATCAGGAACTGCCAGAAGATCTTCAACTGCATCCAAACGATCATTGATGGAGTGGGGATTACAGAGGGGTGCACATATCCACTGTTTCAGGAGTCGCTTTCCAAAAGGGGTACAACAAATGTCAATCCTTTCCAGTAATGTGCCTTCTGTGGTGCCAGTAGTTCCATTCTGCAGGATTTCCAAGTTTGTTAGTGTCACCCCATCCAGCACCATCCGCTGATTAGTTTTAGCAAAGAAACTGCTTGATCCTTTAGCTTTTACAACATCAATGTCCACAGGAACATACTCCTCAAAGTTTGCCAGAGATAAGAGCTCCTGGTCAATAAGGCATTTCTTGAGGTAGAAGACACATCCACCGAGAGCTGACAAAGCTAACTCACAGTTTTCACCAGGAGTAAGACCCAGAGAGTCAATTTCTGATGTCATGGATTTGATCACAGGAGGCAGAATAAACCTATCATCAACATTTTGCTTATCCTCAAAGTAGCCTTCTTCAATTAGAGTTTTCAGTGTTTTAGATGCATTCcagaactgggagccagagaTCAAGCCTTCTTGCATGGAAGAAGAGAGTGAGCCTTTTAATATCTTGTGTGTGTCTGCAGACAGATTTCCCTTCTCAAACAGGATCTGCACCGGAGTGTAGTGTGCCACCAAAGTTCTAAATCTGGAGCAGTGGCGGTCATCTGGAAACTGGCCCACATAAAATTTTCCCACCGATGTGTCAACAAAACAGACACCATATGCACGGTGGTGGCCAGAAGTGTCTTCAACTTTTTCTTTTACACTGAGAAGGTATTTATTAAGTTTTTCAGAAGGGTCTCCATCCAGAACACTGTAGGTCTGTGTCCCTTTGGTAATTATCCTGCATATTTCTCTGCGTACAACCCTATCAAACTTTGTTGGGTGGGCCAGGGATCTGCAGCGTGCTTCCATCATCTCAGGAGTCTCTGTCTGCTCAACCCGGACTACTTTGTACCCCTTCTGTACTAGAACATCAGAGAATCTGCCAAATGCAATTTCTGGAAAACCTGAATGGGCCCAAATACCTTTCATAAATATCAGTCCcagctcatttacaccagtgactGCATCCATATGATACAACTCATAGAACTTCCCAACTTTGTAGAAGATTACAGCATCAAAGTTCTGAGACTTTAGCTGCCACCACTTCCGCATTCCTGGGGTACACTTGTTAAGGTAGTCCTCTGGCACATGAAGGGTACATGGGTCGTAATGAGGATCACTTTGTCGTCTTCTACATCCAtctctctttttcccttcctGAAGCCATTCAAGTTTATCATGTTCCCATATAGTAGAACTGCTAACATTTGGCTGAGACTCAAAGTTTTCAGGCGCTGCAAAAGAGGTCAGCCTTGACTTGGTTTCTAATAAAACAGTTATTGCTCTTTTGGGTGTTTCAGGAAGGTCATTTTCCAAGCTATTCCTTTTAGCAGGTTTGCGGTCAGTTTCTCTCTTTCGTTTAGAAGGGACTTTCACAGGACTATCTGCATCCATCTTCGTGTCTGTCTCAGAGCTGGCAGATTCACCTTCGCCCATTCCGCTGCTTGCTTCATCGCTGCTTGCTTCATCTTTAGCATCTGGTTTAAACTCTTCATCTGAACCTTCATTGTTACTGTCAGAGTCCACCACTCTTCGTTTTTTGGCTTTCCCACCACTTCTCCACCTGCTTGccagcagctttttttttttctcctcctcctcactatCATAATCTTCACTGTTGCCCGAAGCACTTTCACTAACCTGTTGAAAAGCAAAAGGCAAATTGCTTAATCACCTACAAGAATaaaacagaagagggcaattatcaagtgatccattctgtcgtccagtcccagcatttgGCTTAGGGACACCTACTGCAtagggctgcatccctgaccatcttggctaatagccattgatggacctatccaccatgaatTTGCTTAtgcttttgaccttcacaacatcccctggcaaggagttcaacAGATTGAGCGTGCGTTgtatgaagtacttccttttgttttaaacctgctgcctcttaatttcactcgtttcttgtgttatgtgaaagggtaaacaaCACCTCTCTAGTCACTTTCTTcatccacaccattcatgattttatagacctgtcttatcccccctttgtcatctcatttccaaactgaacagtcccagtctttttaatttttcctcatatggaagctgtaccataccattaatcatttttgttgcccttctctattttttccaattctaatatatcttttttgagattgggcaACCAGCACCACACGCACtactcaaggtgtgggtgtatcatggatttatatagcggcattatatttactgtctgttttattatctagccttttcctaatggttctgtTAGTCAAAAAAGACTGCTACTGCAcactgagtagatgttttcagagaactatccatgactccaagatctttattgaatggtaacagctaatttagacccccagcattttgtttgtatagttgggattatgttttccaatgtgcattgctttgcatttatcaacactgaatttcgtctgccattttgttcacTCCGTTTTGTGGGAGCCCTTTGTAACTCtgagcagtcagctttggacttaactatcttaagtaattttgtatagtatgcaaattttgccacctccctgtttactcccttttccagatcatttatgaatatggtgaacagtactggtcccagtacagatctttgggggacctccgctatttacctctctccattctgaaaactgaccatttattcctacctttgtttCCGGTCTTCTAACCAGTTACTGAACcacaagaggaccttccctcataTCCCatgctgcttactttgcttaaaagcctttggtatgggaccttctcaaaggctttctgaaaatccaaacaccctatatcaactggatcacgtTTGTCCATATGCTtgctgacaccctcaaagaatacTGACAGAcaggtgaggcatgatttccctttacaaaagcagtgttgactcttcccccacatATCAGGTTTATCTGTatctctgataattctgttctttactatacttCCAACCAATTTGCTTAGTATTGAACTTAGGCTTATCGgcttgtaattgccagaatcgcctctggagccattttttaaaatgggtgtTATACTAGCTATCATCCAGTCATGTGGTACAGAGAGTCTGATTTAAGTgctaggttacataccacagttagtagttctgcaatttcatatcagagttccttcagaactcttgggtgaataccgtctgatcctggtgacttat
This region includes:
- the MSH6 gene encoding DNA mismatch repair protein Msh6 yields the protein MSRQSTLLRFFPKAQAPSPPAADRRKGWASSEAAGDEAALAAGGGAAEMGQSGGVEAHGARKGRKKAARAPSVSCDYSPGDLVWAKMEGYPWWPCLVYNHPTEETVVRAKGKSSRVHVQFFDDSPTRGWVSIKYLKPYKGSAVRETQRGGMFYSSKPEIKRAMEMADEAMRKDKTKRLELAVCNEPSDTEDEEEMEVSESASGNSEDYDSEEEEKKKKLLASRWRSGGKAKKRRVVDSDSNNEGSDEEFKPDAKDEASSDEASSGMGEGESASSETDTKMDADSPVKVPSKRKRETDRKPAKRNSLENDLPETPKRAITVLLETKSRLTSFAAPENFESQPNVSSSTIWEHDKLEWLQEGKKRDGCRRRQSDPHYDPCTLHVPEDYLNKCTPGMRKWWQLKSQNFDAVIFYKVGKFYELYHMDAVTGVNELGLIFMKGIWAHSGFPEIAFGRFSDVLVQKGYKVVRVEQTETPEMMEARCRSLAHPTKFDRVVRREICRIITKGTQTYSVLDGDPSEKLNKYLLSVKEKVEDTSGHHRAYGVCFVDTSVGKFYVGQFPDDRHCSRFRTLVAHYTPVQILFEKGNLSADTHKILKGSLSSSMQEGLISGSQFWNASKTLKTLIEEGYFEDKQNVDDRFILPPVIKSMTSEIDSLGLTPGENCELALSALGGCVFYLKKCLIDQELLSLANFEEYVPVDIDVVKAKGSSSFFAKTNQRMVLDGVTLTNLEILQNGTTGTTEGTLLERIDICCTPFGKRLLKQWICAPLCNPHSINDRLDAVEDLLAVPDKMFEVSELLKKLPDLERLLSKIHSIGSPLKSETHPDNRAIFYEETRYSKKKITDFLSTLEGFKVMLETIGIMEEIAADFKSKILKQLVTLKSKNPEGCFPDLSTELKRWDTAFDHNEARKTGVITPKAGFDPDYDNALKDITDIEENLREYLDKQRKRLGFKAMLYWGAGKNRYQMEIPENAISHNLPEEYELKSTRKGYKRYWTKEIEKMLAEMVNAEERRDAALKDCMRRLFHNFDKNSKDWQTAVECFAVLDVLMCLANYSQEGDGPFCRPVILLPEQNTPPFLELKGSRHPCITKTFFGDDFIPNDIVIGSKNEDEDSNSEAYCVLVTGPNMGGKSTLMRQAGLLAIMAQLGCYVPAEACRLTPIDRVFTRLGASDRIMSGESTFFVELSETSSILRHATEHSLVLVDELGRGTATFDGTAIASAVVKELAENIKCRTLFSTHYYSLVEDYSHSAAVQLGHMACMVENESEDPSQETITFLYKFIRGACPKSYGFNAARLANIPEEVIQKGHRKARDFEKVTLSLRLFRHLCLVAENAAGDKAVPKLMTVINNL